Within the Onychostoma macrolepis isolate SWU-2019 chromosome 14, ASM1243209v1, whole genome shotgun sequence genome, the region ATGTATATGTCTGTTAATGATGAAATGACTGTTTTGTGGCTGTTTAATTTCACATATCCTCTTCTGTTGAAATTCTGTTGTGATTTGATGGCGAAACAAATACTTGTCAAGGCAACTAGTCTCATAAATTTGTATACGTATGCAAATCAAAGAGGACAAATCAGTCCAGAGAAAAACATTCTGGTCTGTATATATGGCTTGTACTGCAGTATTTTACTTTCTTACTAGTTTTGTccaataaaaatatctaaacaagCGAAATGActcatgaatgaaaatgtttatgCCTAAATCAAGAAAAATACCTTGGGtatgatgggttttttttttttttttacttaattcaAAAGGAaagcaagattatttttcttatcccattttcttgttttaagcaaaaaataaataaataaagataaattaacagttattttgatcaattttgtcagaaaacaagacttattaTCTCATGTAATTTTGTTTCTCAAGTACATGTAtcttttagatatttgtattggaaatcAAGACGTTACGgagtaagaaaatcattttcCATTTTTCAAGGTGgttttttaaaatccattttattgTCCACCAGGAGAAAATTGTATGTCTGTTCACTTAAAACAGTAATAACACGTCTCTCCTCAACAAAACAGCGCTTGATGAAGTTTACCATTTAGGATTAGAGGTGTGCTAAAATCCCTAACTCTTAGTATGAACAATAATAGTACTCTTGCTTTTGCAAACACCATTAATTTTGTACATTGcatgttacaaaatatgattCACCTCACCTTGGAGGGTGTACACGTTTTGGTCTCGGCATGTTTTGTCTGAGTAGTATTGGCAGTTTTGCTTCCCTGTTGTGTTTcattaaagcattttttacTATCTGAAGGTTTCTGGATCTTAGCAGTTTTATCTTGACCACTAAGTATGGATCCATCATCCTTATCTGGAACACATTCCACATATTTTACATCATTCTCTGTGACACTGTTTTCTTCTGTCCAATGTGATTGGATTCCATTATCAAAGTCGTCTCTCAAAGTATCTTCACAAGCTTGATCAGATGCCTCATGCTGATCAACAGAGGAGCATGAGCTCAGATCCTCTACGACGGCATCCTGCGCCGACATCTGCTCATCTTCTGAGACGGTCTCTACGCTTGCAGTTTCAAATTCAGAAACGGGCTCCATGACAAGATTAGAGGTCTCATAGACAGTCCTGAGTGGGGGTCGCTTTAGTGACACATCAACCTGATCAGCGTCTTTTGTAATCTCAGGCGTTTGATTTAATTTCGGAGACAAAAGACCCGAGATATCACCTTGAGAGAGAACATCAGCAAGGCTTGTGTGTAAACGAGCCGATGGCATAGGCAGTCCTTTTTCTCTCCCTCCAGATCCTGACATTTTCACTCTTCCAGCCTCTGTAGAGCCAGCTCTCTCTTTTTGGCCCTGCTGGATAGATCCATCCGTCTTCGGTGATGACTCTGCACTCTGGACGGTGACTCGCTTGCGGCCCTGGGAGCTTTGAAAGGTAGGGATGCGGGACAACGGTGGTCTCCCTGCTTTACGGTTTTCCTCTCCATCCTCCTTCCTCTCGAATGATGCTTTCTCATTCTCTTCCTCACCTATCAAATGTTCTGCTGATCTGAAGTGTACATCCTCTGGTTCCTATAGCATTAGTTGAatgcaaaaacattataatgtaatgtatatgTAAATTTATCCACAGTCTTTACATTTTGGTACAAATAGTGTATTTAAGGTGAAAAGTCtgtagagatatatatatatatatatatatatatatagtatgtgtgtatacacacaaaatgtaaaatgttgtttatatacactatattttgGTACAAATATGTGTatgttattatcaattatattgtatttaaaggGCAAAgactgtagatagatagatagatagatagatagatagatagatagatagatagatagatagatacaatTATCTCTATTTCCCTTTTTCTCTTAATGTCAGACTGGTTAGCGAGTAAGTAGCAATTACTGAAACAAACGTTTGTCTAACAAACCTTCAGAAAAGTGCTTAAACGCTAAATAAAACTCTTCTAACCTTTTTTAAACACTAAGCCAGCAAGTTTGAGACATAAGTTAGCAAGCAGGCTATACTCACCATGACTACAGCGGAGAACTACTCTCAATTTATCCGTAACCAGTAgctatttttcaaataaaaatgtgtaaacaCGCTGTCTGACGACCTGTACGAGGAGATAAAGTTGTTGTCGGTCCAGTTGGGCGGCTGCAGTTGAAGACAATGAGGTTTGTAAGGGCGATGCTGTCTCTGTCTGCGACGTGGCTGCAGAACTACAGCACACAGTGCGGTATAatgaagaaaaagagagagagagagagagagagagagagagggaggaaaaaGTGAGGAAGAACCTCGCCTACTAACACGCTATGAGTTACATTACAAACCAcctctgactcacagcctgtgaATATGTACGTACTGCTGCGAAACATAACACATAACAAATAAAGTTATGAAACGATGAGCTCATCTGTTACATGTGTAACCAATAATTTTGCCATTTGAACCAGAATTTTGATTTGCGCTTCTTCATCAGTTCGTATAATGAAATACATGTATAAATGATGATGACAGATAGAAATGACAGCAGAAGTGACGGTTATTGATGGTTTAAAATTGAACTAACCGCCGTTTCCTGTTCTCAGTACAGTAACAGCGCGGTAAAGCAATGGGCGTGTTTTCGTGATAGGTCTGCTAACTTCCTGCAAGACTGCAAACCACGCCCAATTCATTGTAAACCACGCCCACATAGCCCACATACTAGATAAAGCTATCGGTTTTCCAGATGGCGGaactctctctcttcctctttctgcttattttaaaacactgtaatttttaaaagtctTCTGTACTTCTAAAATTTCAGTTAGGAAGTTAGGAAGCGTGTGGTGGGCGTGGTCTCGCAGGAGGCGGAAGACgcctttgtttacatttttctttaccaGCATGCAACGCTAGATGTCGCCAACAGCGATGAGTTGCTTTGATAACGCAGCGCATAAACACGAACGGGACTTTAGTGATGAGAGAAAGGATTTATCGGATTTGTTACGTTGATTGCACGATCTTAGTCATTTGTAAGGTAATGTTGATTTCAgtttagtaatatttaaagcagtttttaaaaaattgtgtcGCATATTAATAGCAAAACCGATCCGACCTATGAACTAGCAAATCGATTTTTAAACTCAATCCAGCAATGTTAGCCACTCAGCTAGCTACTTTAGATCAGTCTAAAGTCAGTTTAACATCAATGTTTGACTGTTAGAATTAGTTAAACAGTTTAAAAGTGTTATAATTTGTGCGATATAATCCATCCGGTAGATGAACAACAGGTCTATCGAATAACTACAACAACAAAGTCGGGCTGTCATCGCGGCTGTCAAAAGtcgtaatcagttacagttacacTAAATGACTAGTTTCAGACAAAAGCTGCTTTTGTTTTCGATTATGGAGATGGTGTTATTGATATCAGTGTGAATGTTTTGAGTTGTTGTTATGTAAAGCTTGGCTGTGTTTACTTTAGCTCCATTtaatgctttcattttattttgcaggTGCACATCCAGGTTGATTGATTCGGGGAATTCTGAGAAATGACATTTCggacttttgttttgttttttgtttttttcttcgtCGTGTAGTTTGATCCTGGTTTCATCAAATGTGACAGAATCTTACAGACTAATGATAATTCTCGCATTCAGGAAAttagtttttcctttttgttAGTGTGATTAATTGACATTTTGCACCAGTTTTGTTTGGTTTGCTTTTAAAGCTTTGATCTGtgcattgtattatattattttaatcttttttttttttttttttttttgacatccATCACCATAATGCACACTCCAGTTCCACCTTCCCCCATGAAACCAGCCGTGGCCCCTTCAGTAGAGCTGGGTGTCACGGTTCTTTACACTTGTCTTTATGGGGGTCTGTTTTTAGTCGTATATGTTCAGCTTTGGCTGCTGTTACTCTGCCGGCATAAGCGATGGAGTTACCagagtatttttctttttctttgcctATTCTGGTCAGCGCTTCGTACAACGCTCTTCTCGTTTTATTTTCGTAATGCCCTTGCGGCCAACCACCTGCCCACTCCAGTCTACTGGCTCCTTTACTGCTTCCCAGTGTGCTTACAGTTCTTCACGCTGAGTCTCTTCAACCTTTACTTCACTCAGGTAAGACAAGCTGTCAGGAAAGATTCATAAGAGTGTATTTTATGTGTATGTTTTATTCATATGCGTAGTTGAGAAATCAGTCCACTTCCTTAATAACAATGTTTCACTTTGGCAGGAGGTGCTCAAAGTTCGAAGCGTGTTCAGCATCGAGCCCAGGAAAGGACTGTGAGTGGATTTCCATACTAGCATGTTAATGGATAACATCTGATTGTGTGTTTAATGAgaattgtgtttgtgtgtaaactTTGATTACTTTGATTCTAGATGGGTGGCTCGGTGTGTGTATGGCGCCATGAGCATCATCTTCCTGTGTGTCAATATAGTTTGCGCAAGCCTCGGACAGCACGGCGCTTCCGGTGGAGCTGGTGACAATGCTTGGAGGCTGGTTCTGGTTCGAGTGCTGGTTAATGACCTACTGTTCATTCTGGAAGCTGTGTGTCTGGCCACGTCTCTGCTCCTCTTAACTCAATCCTCGCCTCCTACCACCCCTTATCTACGCAGCAAGGTACACACTTTGCAAGTGCTTAAAGAAATAGTATCCAATCCTCTAagcctctgcagtgaatgggtgccgtcagaatgagactcCGAACAGctgttaaaaacatcacaataatccacaagcaatccacaccactccaccccatcaattaacatcttgtgaagtgaaaaactgtgtgtttctgagtttgtaatttataataacacttcctccagtgaaaacgtccttctcctgttgtcctctcacaccAACTTTGGTACTAAAAAGGTTATTTGCAGCTATTTATGAAGTCTTCTGCTTGCAGGGGTTTTGTTGGACTGCGGTGCTGGGGGCAGGTGTCATCTTGCTCTTCTTTAGCAGGGCATGCTACAATCTTGCTGTGCTGATTTTGTCTCAGAATCATAAAGTCGAGGCCTTTGACTATGACTGGTACAATATTTCTGATCAGGTGGGCTGTTGCATTACATTGGTTTCTAATGAAAAGGTGTTCCTGTCGCTGGTCGGTTTGTGATGTTTGGTGTTGTTTTCAAAGGCTGACCTTCAGAGTGAGCTTGGAGACAGAGGCTACATTATCTTCGGAGCTGTTCTCTTCATTTGGGAGCTGCTTCCTACCAGCCTGCTCATTCTCATCTTCAGAGTTCGCCAGCCTCCTCGAGAAAAGGTTTGCTGATTATGCATTTTTCCATCCCTATTGCATGTAATATTAGTTTGTtaatacactaccgttcaaatgttttttaagatttttttttttttaatcaataatgcattaaattgattaaaagtaacatttatgtagttacaaaaaaataatattttaaataaatgctattcttttgaactttctactcATAGAATAATCCTGAAAGAAATGTATTAAggtttccactaaaatattaaacaacgatattgttttcaacattaataataagtgtttcttgagcagcagatcagcatattagaatgatttctgaaggatcatgtgacactaacgacaggagtaaagatgctgaaaattcagctttgcatcgcaagatttttaaatatatatatttaaatataaaagtttttatttagtttatttttagttaaacaATTTAGTTTTGCATCTgccaaatgtataaaaaatttCAAATTTGTATTCATGCTGCTCCCCCGTTTTTGAAAAATAGGTTTTgatttaatgctttaaaaatatttgggCCCATAAACGAGCGTCCCATCATTGAGCTGCTTGCTTGATGTATTTCAGAACTACAGCCCAGCGATGCGCAACACACGAGGCTCACGCTCGTATTTCTTTGACGATCCTCGTGGAATGGGAGACGACACGGGTTCTCTCTGGAGTCATAGTATCAATCCTCATAGCAGGTATCAGACTTTTTGACAGCTCagatatttaacattaaaacagcTTCTGGGAGCAGTTACAATATAGTGATTAAACCAAGACTCCGCACCCAACAGCTGGTTTGGATCTGGTGAGACgactccactcctcttcaaCCGGACTCAGCAGAGCAACCAGCACCACTCTCTTTACTCCACTCCACAGACCTGACCACTATGCAAAGCTGCAGAGATCTTCTCTGACCTTCTCAGGCAATAGTACAGCATTACCTCTTCCTGTTGAGTAGCTCAATAGGTTCATTTGCACTAATATTCATCAGAAGCATTTGTACTTCTGAAGTTGCACCTTGACTTTTTAAAGCAGACCACAATAGACTAGATGCTTGTGATAAAAAAGGGACCAGTTAATGATTTTTCTATAAAGGAGGAGTtattacaacatttattttcatcatttataaGGGTATCCTTGAAATGTATTAACAGatgttatttttgtgtgagatgATGACCTTCCATTTTAAATGGTGCATAAGAAAGCAATCATTTTGGTACTAACCGTGTGCTGATATTTGacattgtattttaataaactaatttaaagtttcatttgtaatttgctgtttatgtatatatgtggTCAAAGCTGGGTatattacttacaaattgtaatctgttactgagtcagtaacgtaatccgttacattacacattttaggtaatataatcagattacttttagattacttttgatttaactcgtttatcacataccataatgatgtaaaaaatgcaaagagtaagaaaacttgttccattcattgtaatttataacacgaagaagtgcattaaacattaaattacattaaggtttcccaaactagggttcgtaaagTAACTGCAGGgtggttgtgagtttaatgaaaagctgacaattaattaaatcataaaaaataaaaataaatcatttgaaaacaaactccctttcgaGGAAAGTCAATTCACTCGGTGGccagtgaattgtcaagttcgtATAAGACCGATCTTAATGAatggggaatcctgaaatctcaaaaactgctcgctgaactcgcagttaaattacatatgtcaaatcagcaacaaaaatctgaaattaattgccccatgaatgttgtttcttatgctcaaatagcgtttaaaaagcttatttttcaggctagatcgtcaggtttctatgggg harbors:
- the gpr137 gene encoding integral membrane protein GPR137 isoform X1, with translation MHTPVPPSPMKPAVAPSVELGVTVLYTCLYGGLFLVVYVQLWLLLLCRHKRWSYQSIFLFLCLFWSALRTTLFSFYFRNALAANHLPTPVYWLLYCFPVCLQFFTLSLFNLYFTQEVLKVRSVFSIEPRKGLWVARCVYGAMSIIFLCVNIVCASLGQHGASGGAGDNAWRLVLVRVLVNDLLFILEAVCLATSLLLLTQSSPPTTPYLRSKGFCWTAVLGAGVILLFFSRACYNLAVLILSQNHKVEAFDYDWYNISDQADLQSELGDRGYIIFGAVLFIWELLPTSLLILIFRVRQPPREKNYSPAMRNTRGSRSYFFDDPRGMGDDTGSLWSHSINPHSSWFGSGETTPLLFNRTQQSNQHHSLYSTPQT
- the gpr137 gene encoding integral membrane protein GPR137 isoform X2, producing the protein MHTPVPPSPMKPAVAPSVELGVTVLYTCLYGGLFLVVYVQLWLLLLCRHKRWSYQSIFLFLCLFWSALRTTLFSFYFRNALAANHLPTPVYWLLYCFPVCLQFFTLSLFNLYFTQEVLKVRSVFSIEPRKGLWVARCVYGAMSIIFLCVNIVCASLGQHGASGGAGDNAWRLVLVRVLVNDLLFILEAVCLATSLLLLTQSSPPTTPYLRSKGFCWTAVLGAGVILLFFSRACYNLAVLILSQNHKVEAFDYDWYNISDQADLQSELGDRGYIIFGAVLFIWELLPTSLLILIFRVRQPPREKNYSPAMRNTRGSRSYFFDDPRGMGDDTGSLWSHSINPHSRLRTQQLVWIW